In a genomic window of Pseudomonadota bacterium:
- a CDS encoding DUF4405 domain-containing protein, with protein MKQNTRITNIGLIIVSLTTILTGFVIQLRYHMDRLPPTAETWGLAYDSWSSLHKLSIVVFSLLTLFHVIAHWKWYKTVVIKKLFAKNKQTIILSVIFIITAVTGYIAWFAGLANGGASSDTMLFRKAFIEIHDKIAILLTIYIVGHIIKRMKRI; from the coding sequence ATGAAACAGAATACCAGGATAACTAATATCGGCCTGATTATTGTAAGTTTGACAACGATATTAACAGGTTTTGTTATTCAGTTGCGATATCATATGGATAGACTACCTCCAACTGCAGAAACATGGGGTTTGGCTTATGACAGTTGGTCATCCCTTCACAAATTATCAATTGTGGTGTTTTCACTTCTTACGTTGTTTCACGTCATTGCACATTGGAAATGGTACAAAACAGTAGTTATCAAAAAATTGTTTGCCAAAAATAAGCAAACAATAATTCTCTCAGTAATTTTTATTATTACTGCCGTTACCGGTTATATAGCCTGGTTTGCAGGATTAGCCAATGGAGGAGCGTCATCAGATACTATGCTATTTAGAAAAGCATTCATTGAAATTCATGATAAGATAGCCATATTATTAACTATTTATATAGTTGGCCATATTATAAAACGGATGAAAAGGATCTGA